Proteins encoded by one window of Sphingosinicella sp. BN140058:
- a CDS encoding phytanoyl-CoA dioxygenase family protein: protein MIEHCEASKSAPARRALLRDPAAQAEFVRNGFVTMPMLTPAEVTALATAAAALRPNDAFDPREPNFRLASYHCSFLDGNRDYRRSAFVLVRRFFAAYVERALIEFRIVQCNFYVKPPGRGAFDLHQNWPITTDLDETSLSIWCPLTDVSAHNGAIAVVPGSHKILPHVQSPDTPSYLREMQAELWASGLVETLSLQAGTGVIFDDGLIHGSSDNRSDTPRFAVQLICVPTESTPVYYRDLHDGRFEMARADVDFWFENDVRDLIKGKPDWEILGTVENRNRPIGFEELRDMLARGDELRQTSIALESRPRTGAQRTAWLPRWLQA from the coding sequence ATGATCGAGCATTGCGAGGCGTCGAAATCGGCTCCCGCGCGACGGGCGCTCCTGCGCGATCCGGCCGCTCAGGCAGAGTTCGTCCGCAACGGCTTCGTTACCATGCCGATGCTCACTCCGGCTGAGGTGACGGCGCTTGCCACGGCGGCCGCCGCGCTGCGGCCGAACGATGCTTTCGATCCTCGGGAGCCGAACTTCCGGCTGGCAAGCTACCATTGCTCCTTCCTCGACGGCAATCGCGACTATCGGCGGAGCGCCTTCGTCCTGGTGCGCCGCTTCTTCGCGGCGTATGTCGAACGGGCCCTGATCGAATTCCGGATCGTCCAGTGCAACTTCTACGTGAAGCCGCCCGGCCGGGGCGCATTCGACCTGCATCAGAATTGGCCCATCACCACCGATCTGGACGAGACCAGCCTTTCCATCTGGTGCCCGCTCACCGACGTGTCGGCGCACAATGGCGCGATTGCGGTCGTTCCCGGCAGCCACAAGATCCTGCCCCACGTGCAGAGCCCGGATACGCCTTCCTATCTACGTGAAATGCAGGCGGAGCTCTGGGCTTCCGGGCTGGTCGAAACGCTGTCGCTCCAGGCGGGCACCGGAGTCATCTTCGATGACGGCCTCATCCACGGATCGTCCGACAATCGAAGCGACACGCCCCGCTTTGCCGTCCAGCTGATATGCGTGCCGACCGAAAGCACGCCGGTTTACTACCGAGACCTCCACGACGGACGGTTCGAAATGGCGCGGGCGGACGTCGATTTCTGGTTCGAAAACGACGTCCGCGATCTGATCAAGGGCAAGCCCGATTGGGAGATCCTCGGCACGGTCGAGAACCGAAACCGACCGATCGGCTTCGAGGAACTCAGGGACATGCTCGCCCGTGGGGACGAGCTGCGTCAGACGAGCATCGCGCTCGAGTCAAGGCCGCGCACGGGAGCGCAGCGAACTGCCTGGCTGCCGCGCTGGCTGCAGGCTTGA
- a CDS encoding superoxide dismutase family protein, translating into MMKHGLWLALPLLALGACATGGEDDAVSAGSAATRTAAAELRNASGAGVARASVEELEDSVRVRVEASGLPQGAYGVHVHTTGACDAPAFTTAGPHWNPTGQQHGKDNPQGMHKGDLPNLLVGADGTGSFEYTIAGASLSGGPNPMLDADGAAVVVHQSADDYRTDPSGNSGNRIACGVLG; encoded by the coding sequence ATGATGAAGCACGGTCTCTGGCTCGCGCTGCCCCTGCTGGCGCTCGGCGCCTGTGCCACCGGCGGCGAAGACGACGCCGTCTCTGCGGGCTCCGCCGCAACCCGTACGGCGGCCGCCGAGCTGCGCAACGCGTCCGGTGCAGGCGTTGCCCGTGCAAGCGTTGAGGAACTCGAGGACTCGGTTCGCGTCCGGGTCGAAGCGAGCGGCCTTCCGCAGGGCGCCTATGGCGTTCACGTCCACACCACGGGCGCCTGCGACGCACCCGCGTTCACCACTGCCGGACCGCACTGGAATCCGACCGGGCAGCAGCATGGCAAGGACAACCCGCAAGGCATGCATAAGGGCGATCTGCCGAACCTGCTGGTCGGCGCTGACGGAACCGGCAGCTTCGAATACACGATTGCGGGCGCCTCGCTCTCCGGCGGGCCCAACCCGATGCTCGACGCCGACGGCGCCGCCGTTGTCGTGCATCAGAGTGCCGACGACTACCGCACCGACCCTTCCGGCAATTCGGGCAACCGGATCGCCTGCGGCGTGCTCGGCTGA
- a CDS encoding UDP-glucose/GDP-mannose dehydrogenase family protein — protein sequence MRIAMIGTGYVGLVSGACFSDFGHDVVCVDKDESKIEALNRGIMPIYEPGLDRLVASNVRGGRLSFTTDLKTGVDGADAIFIAVGTPSRRGDGHADLSYVFGAAREIAEALTGPAAIVTKSTVPVGTGDEVERILREVRPDAQAWVVSNPEFLREGAAIEDFKRPDRIVVGTEAEEAAEILREVYRPLYLNKAPLLFTSRRTAELIKYAANAFLATKITFINEIADLCEVVGADVQQVSRGIGLDNRIGAKFLHAGPGYGGSCFPKDTLALLKTAEDNDAPLRIVESVVAVNDARKRAMGRKVIQALGGDARGAVVALLGLTFKPNTDDMRDAPSLSIVQALQDAGATVRGFDPEGIEQARPLMANVDFFDNPYEAAADADAVVLVTEWDVLRALDLGRLARTMKQPILVDLRNIYPTQDLEQAGLRGYSVGRPQRA from the coding sequence ATGCGTATCGCCATGATCGGGACCGGCTATGTCGGTCTTGTGTCCGGAGCCTGCTTTTCCGATTTCGGCCACGACGTCGTCTGCGTCGACAAGGATGAGTCGAAGATCGAGGCGCTCAATCGCGGGATCATGCCGATCTACGAGCCCGGCCTCGATCGTCTGGTCGCAAGCAACGTGCGCGGTGGCCGGCTGAGCTTCACCACAGACCTGAAGACGGGCGTCGACGGCGCCGATGCGATCTTCATCGCCGTCGGCACCCCGTCGCGCCGCGGCGATGGTCATGCCGATCTGAGCTATGTCTTCGGCGCCGCCCGCGAGATCGCGGAGGCGCTCACCGGGCCGGCGGCGATCGTTACCAAGTCTACAGTTCCGGTCGGCACCGGGGACGAGGTCGAGCGGATCCTGCGCGAAGTGCGCCCCGACGCGCAGGCGTGGGTGGTCTCAAACCCTGAATTCCTGCGCGAAGGCGCCGCGATCGAGGACTTCAAGCGTCCGGATCGCATCGTCGTTGGTACCGAGGCCGAAGAAGCGGCGGAAATCCTCCGCGAGGTCTATCGTCCGCTCTACCTCAACAAGGCGCCTCTGCTGTTCACCAGCCGCCGCACCGCCGAACTCATCAAATATGCGGCAAACGCGTTCCTGGCGACCAAGATCACCTTCATCAACGAGATCGCCGACCTGTGCGAAGTGGTCGGCGCGGACGTCCAGCAAGTATCCCGCGGCATCGGTCTCGACAACCGCATCGGCGCGAAGTTCCTCCACGCCGGACCCGGTTATGGCGGATCGTGCTTTCCCAAGGATACATTGGCGCTGCTCAAGACTGCCGAGGACAATGACGCTCCACTGCGCATCGTCGAATCCGTGGTGGCGGTGAACGATGCCCGCAAGCGGGCGATGGGCCGCAAGGTCATTCAGGCACTCGGCGGCGACGCGCGCGGCGCAGTGGTCGCGCTGCTCGGGCTGACCTTCAAGCCCAACACGGACGACATGCGCGATGCGCCATCGCTCAGCATCGTGCAGGCGCTCCAGGATGCCGGTGCCACCGTGCGCGGCTTCGATCCGGAAGGGATCGAACAGGCCCGTCCGTTGATGGCCAACGTCGATTTCTTCGACAACCCCTATGAAGCGGCCGCAGACGCCGATGCGGTCGTGCTGGTCACCGAGTGGGATGTGCTGCGTGCGCTCGATCTGGGGCGGCTCGCACGCACGATGAAGCAACCGATCCTCGTCGATCTGCGCAACATCTATCCGACTCAGGATCTCGAACAAGCAGGCCTGCGCGGCTATTCCGTCGGGCGGCCGCAGCGCGCTTGA
- a CDS encoding OmpA family protein: MRKLAIAVALSSTLLATPALARDGAWYVGGEFGGMIVEDMDVDIGATEDAMTLDHEYGYDGGVFVGYDLGGFRLEGEVSYKKADIESFDTRIALPGENPRSFPGSRDSAGGSTSALSFMLNGMLDFGDDDGLSGFVGGGGGIARVKVNNARVFDNSAPFLDDSDSKFAWQVFAGVRQAISDNIDVTLKYKFFNVDNVRMVAFNGADAEARFRSHSLLGGITFNFGAPPPPPPPPPPPPPPPPPPPPPPPPPPPAPVIPGPFMVFFDWDKADITPQAAAILDNAAAAYQQGGSATVTLAGHADRSGSDQYNVGLSQRRAANVRSYLAGRGVPEGSITSEAFGESRPLVETADGVREPQNRRVEINFGAGSGW; this comes from the coding sequence ATGCGGAAGCTCGCCATCGCAGTGGCGCTTTCATCGACCTTGCTCGCAACACCAGCACTTGCGCGCGATGGCGCCTGGTATGTTGGCGGCGAGTTCGGTGGAATGATCGTCGAGGATATGGACGTCGATATCGGTGCAACCGAAGACGCCATGACCCTCGACCATGAATATGGCTACGACGGCGGCGTCTTCGTAGGTTACGACCTCGGCGGTTTCCGCCTCGAGGGCGAAGTGTCCTACAAGAAGGCCGACATCGAAAGCTTCGACACCCGGATCGCCCTCCCCGGCGAAAATCCGCGGTCGTTCCCGGGCAGCCGTGACTCCGCCGGTGGCAGCACCAGCGCGCTCAGCTTCATGCTGAACGGCATGCTCGACTTCGGCGACGATGACGGCCTCAGCGGCTTCGTCGGCGGCGGTGGCGGTATCGCCCGCGTCAAGGTGAACAACGCTCGCGTCTTCGACAACAGCGCGCCGTTCCTCGACGATTCGGACTCGAAGTTCGCGTGGCAGGTGTTCGCCGGTGTCCGTCAGGCGATCAGCGACAACATCGACGTGACCTTGAAGTACAAGTTCTTCAACGTCGACAACGTCCGTATGGTGGCTTTCAACGGCGCCGACGCGGAAGCCCGCTTCCGGTCGCACAGCCTGCTCGGCGGCATCACCTTCAACTTCGGCGCTCCGCCGCCGCCCCCGCCGCCGCCGCCGCCGCCGCCTCCGCCGCCGCCGCCTCCTCCGCCCCCGCCGCCGCCGCCTCCGCCTGCGCCGGTCATCCCGGGACCGTTCATGGTCTTCTTCGACTGGGATAAGGCCGACATCACGCCGCAGGCTGCTGCGATCCTGGACAACGCGGCCGCTGCCTACCAGCAGGGTGGTTCGGCGACTGTCACGCTCGCCGGTCACGCCGATCGTTCGGGTTCGGACCAGTACAACGTCGGTCTGTCGCAGCGTCGTGCCGCGAACGTCCGCTCCTACCTCGCCGGTCGTGGCGTGCCGGAAGGCTCGATCACCAGCGAAGCGTTCGGCGAAAGCCGTCCGCTCGTCGAGACCGCCGATGGTGTGCGCGAACCGCAGAACCGTCGCGTGGAAATCAACTTCGGCGCCGGCTCCGGCTGGTAA
- a CDS encoding phytanoyl-CoA dioxygenase family protein encodes MKLGREGAERRAGALPIGQLDALARVTRDLLGSRPGARLGKATELDDFLTVPNAIAAEYLGSAARPVRAMLFDKDPARNWSPGWHQDRTIAVRARGEAAGYSAWPLKHGIHHVVPPIALLQRMLTLRIHLDPVGEDSAPLLIAPGSHKIGLIPEGAIARTVAACGTTACLATAGDIWVYASLVLHASERNLTTRRRRVLQLFYSADELPPPLGWLGISGGN; translated from the coding sequence ATGAAACTCGGCCGGGAAGGTGCGGAGCGTCGTGCAGGGGCGTTGCCGATCGGCCAATTGGATGCGCTTGCAAGGGTGACGCGGGATCTGCTCGGCAGTCGCCCGGGCGCGCGTTTGGGCAAGGCCACTGAGCTCGACGATTTTCTGACCGTTCCGAACGCGATCGCGGCGGAGTATCTGGGCAGCGCCGCCCGTCCGGTGCGGGCCATGCTGTTCGACAAGGATCCGGCGCGAAACTGGTCGCCGGGCTGGCATCAGGACCGGACCATCGCCGTCCGGGCGCGCGGAGAGGCGGCGGGCTATTCGGCCTGGCCCCTGAAGCACGGCATCCATCATGTCGTGCCGCCGATCGCACTGCTCCAGCGCATGCTGACGCTCCGGATCCATCTCGATCCCGTGGGTGAGGACAGCGCGCCGTTGCTGATCGCACCCGGCTCCCACAAGATCGGCCTGATCCCGGAGGGCGCAATCGCCCGAACGGTCGCGGCATGCGGAACCACAGCCTGCCTCGCCACGGCGGGCGACATCTGGGTCTATGCCTCGCTCGTCCTTCACGCGTCCGAGCGGAACCTGACGACACGCCGCCGCCGCGTTCTTCAGCTCTTCTACAGTGCGGACGAATTGCCTCCGCCTCTCGGCTGGCTGGGCATTTCGGGCGGTAACTAG
- a CDS encoding CAP domain-containing protein produces the protein MERGRSDWRRAGLALAILLVAPLIGGATGRLTSLEPRLLAAHNQERAAAGLPPLLWDDALAADAGAWGETLAQVDDIEHSPDDPDDPDPQGENLWLGTRGYYAPEAMVGMWIEEKKHYRPGIFPANSRTGNLDDVGHYTQLMWRDTDRVGCALAETDDNEILVCRYLTAGNVEGERPF, from the coding sequence ATGGAAAGAGGCCGATCGGACTGGCGACGGGCAGGACTTGCGCTCGCGATCCTGCTCGTGGCGCCGCTGATCGGTGGCGCCACCGGACGGCTGACCAGCCTGGAGCCGCGTTTGCTCGCCGCCCACAATCAGGAGCGGGCCGCCGCCGGTTTGCCGCCTCTGCTGTGGGACGATGCGCTCGCCGCCGATGCCGGCGCCTGGGGCGAGACGCTAGCGCAAGTGGACGACATCGAACATTCGCCGGACGATCCCGACGACCCGGATCCGCAAGGCGAGAATTTGTGGCTCGGAACCCGCGGCTATTATGCGCCGGAAGCGATGGTCGGGATGTGGATCGAGGAGAAGAAGCATTACCGGCCGGGAATCTTCCCCGCAAACAGCCGCACCGGCAACCTCGACGATGTCGGCCACTACACGCAGCTGATGTGGCGGGATACCGATCGGGTAGGGTGCGCATTGGCCGAGACGGACGACAACGAGATTTTGGTCTGCCGATATCTCACCGCCGGCAATGTCGAAGGCGAACGCCCGTTCTGA